Genomic DNA from Deltaproteobacteria bacterium:
CTGGGTCACACTTTCTCAAGCGAATCTGCACCGCTATCGAGAAGCGCAACAGGTGCATTTCACGGCGCTGAAAGAATTCTGCCATCACTATCGTATCCTCTATAATCGCGCCTCGACGGCCAGTGGTGTGAGCGCGGTGTTGACTGGAGAGCTGCCGAAGGCGGGAGTGTTGACCCTGCGGTAGATTGCAGGAATCCCATGAGATGCGCACGGAGGTGAATCACCAATGAACGACGCTTATGGCCTTCCGCAGCCAATCCCATATCAGGGGAGCAAGCGGCAACTCGCTCCGGCTATCCTACGGTACTTCCCGACGAACATAGCACGGCTGGTAGAACCATTTGCGGGCTCCGCAGCGATCTCGATTGCTGCGGCGGCATGCGGGTTGGCGGAGTGTTTCTGGATCAACGACGCGCACGCCCCGCTGATTGACCTCTGGAGGGAAATCACCTCCCGCCCGAATGAACTCAGCGCAGCGTATGCCCGACTCTGGAAAGAACAAGCTGACCATGAGCGAGAATTCTTCGATCAAGTGCGTTCGCGGTTCAACAAGACACCGTCACCTGACCTTTTTCTATATCTGTTGGCGAGATGCGTAAAAGCCGCTGTCCGGTACAACTCCAACGGCGAGTTCAACAACACGCCTGACAACCGCCGAAAAGGGGCACGGCCATCCGAAATGCAACGACGCATCCTGTCAACGTCTAGACTCTTGAAGTCAGCGACTCGGTTGACCTCTTGGAACTACAAGAAAGTTCTCAGCGATTGCATGCCAGATGACCTCGTATATATGGACCCGCCTTACCAAGGCGTCTGTGGTCAGCGGGATCAACGGTATCTGCCCAGATTCGAGCATGACGAGTTCTGCGATGAGTTGGACAAACTCAATGCTCGTGGCATCCTCTTCGTCGTGTCCTACGACGGTCGCACCGGTTCCAAGACGTTCGGTGAACCGTTACCGGTGTCGCTGGGTTTGAAACACTTGGAGATCAGGGCCGGTCGTTCCACCCAAGCAACCCTCCTGGGACGATCGGAGGTGACTTACGAGTCGCTTTACCTTTCCCCGGCTCTCGTTGAGGCATTGCCTCGCCGTGCTCGACGAATCGAGCGGCAGCTTGCGTTCTGGCAGGAGAGCTAACTCGTGGCGAAGAAGAAGCCCTATGCTGGGCTGCCTGCCGATTTCCTGCAAAAACTCCGTGCGGTCACGGCCAAGCGTCCAAAGACGGCGATCGATCATATTTTGGAGTTCGGACACATCACGACAGAGGAACTGCGAGACAAGTACGGCTATGATCATCCGCCTAGGGCCATTCGTGATGTAAAGGAGCATGGAATCCCACTGGAGATGTTTCGAGTCGAAGGAAGTCACGGACGCAAGATCGCGGCGTACAAGTTCGGCGATCCTTCGCAATCCAGATCCGGAGGTTTCGGGGGTCGGAAGGCGTGGCC
This window encodes:
- a CDS encoding DNA adenine methylase, encoding MNDAYGLPQPIPYQGSKRQLAPAILRYFPTNIARLVEPFAGSAAISIAAAACGLAECFWINDAHAPLIDLWREITSRPNELSAAYARLWKEQADHEREFFDQVRSRFNKTPSPDLFLYLLARCVKAAVRYNSNGEFNNTPDNRRKGARPSEMQRRILSTSRLLKSATRLTSWNYKKVLSDCMPDDLVYMDPPYQGVCGQRDQRYLPRFEHDEFCDELDKLNARGILFVVSYDGRTGSKTFGEPLPVSLGLKHLEIRAGRSTQATLLGRSEVTYESLYLSPALVEALPRRARRIERQLAFWQES